The sequence below is a genomic window from Bradyrhizobium septentrionale.
CGATCCGCATCCCCGCAACACCTATTGGGAGATGTGGGGCCTGCCGATGTTCGACCTGCGCGATGCGGCCGGCATCATGAAGGAGCTCGCCGACTGCCGGCGGGTCTATGGCGACCGCTACATCCGGATCTCCGGTTTCGATTCCGGCCACGGTTGGGAGTCCGTTCGCATCTCCTTCATCGTCAACCGGCCCCGCGAGGAGCCGGGCTTCCGGCTCGACCGCCAGGAAGCCGCCGGACGTAACCTCCGTTACGCGACGCGTTCCTATGCGGCGACGCGCCCCGAGGGCGAACGCTACACCGACCAGTGACCGCGTCCGGCCAGTAAACCAGGCGGATTGCTCCCTCGACCGTCCTGGTCCGGATGCACTTCTCCGTCGTCG
It includes:
- a CDS encoding ribulose bisphosphate carboxylase small subunit translates to MRVTQGCFSFLPDLTDEQIAAQVQYCLDKGWAVNIEFTDDPHPRNTYWEMWGLPMFDLRDAAGIMKELADCRRVYGDRYIRISGFDSGHGWESVRISFIVNRPREEPGFRLDRQEAAGRNLRYATRSYAATRPEGERYTDQ